A window of Flavobacterium branchiarum genomic DNA:
AAATTTGAATTTATCTCTTCTAACTACGATTTTAAAAATACCGTGATGGACGGTCTTGTAAAACCGTATAAAATTTTCAACAAAGATGGTATCAAAATAGGTGTTTTTGGTCTTGGTATTGAACTAGAAGGTTTAGTAGATAAGCTTATGTACAAAGAAACTGTTTACAATGATCCTGTTGAAACTGCACACGACATGGTTAGAATTCTTAAAAAGGAACAGAAATGTGATTTAGTTATTTGTCTATCGCATTTGGGATACAAATATCGTGATGATGCTACTAGAATGTGTGATTTAAAATTGGCTGAACAAACTCAAGATATTGATTTAATCATTGGCGGACACACTCATACTTTTCTTGACAAACCAACTATTGTAAAAAACAAAGCTGGTGAGGATGTTTTAGTTAATCAAGTTGGTTGTTATGGAATTAACGTAGGTAGAATTGACTTTTATCTAGACAACAATAAGACAAAATCATCACAAGGAAAATCAATTACTGTTTAATTTCTTACTCGAATGTTTTCTATTCTTTTTTGGATAAAATATCTTACCATAAAATAGTAAGCTAACATTTGAGTTACATCTCGAATTAGCACTAATACTATTGAATGATCAAAAGATTGATTAAATATAAAAAAGACATCCGAAAAGATAAAACAAGCTGTCATTATCGTCAGCAAAAGTGTTAAATAGGTACCTTTGGATATATAACTAATAAATGAAATACATCCTAACATACTTAACACAATCCCATACACAGTATAAATAAAATGATATTCTTTGATTTTCTCATATTGTAAACCCAAGACAGAAATCAATAAATATAAAATGAAAAGAACGACTATTGCTACTGGCAATATGTCGTTTTTTCTTAGTTTTATTTTTCGATTATCATCAAAAATTAGTTTCAAAAACAATAAATAGACTGATAAAAAACAAAAAAGAGAGCCAAACTCTGTGGCATCAACCTCCATTAAACTAAATACCTCTCCTGTAAAACATAAGGCAAAAATAAGTCCCTGAATTAAATTTATCTTATAATTGGTCGTTATAAGATAATATATAAATATTGAAGGCACAACAATTGCCTTTGCATACATACCTATAAAATCTTCTTCCAAGAAATCAAAGATAATTGCAAATGTTAACGATAAAAAGTAAAGGATTAATGAGGGGGTATTAGCTTTCATTTAATTTTGTTATAAAATCATCTTCTGAAATTATAGGTATATTTAATTTATTTGCTTTTTCTAATTTAGCTGGTCCCATGTTTTCACCGGCAACAACAAAATCGGTTTTAGCAGAAATAGAACTTCCTACCTTACCTCCATTATCTTCAATAGTTTTTTTGATGTCGTCTCTTGAGAATTTAGAAAACACTCCTGAGACAACAAATGTCTTTCCTTCAAATTTAGTAGTCGCATTAGGGTTTATTTTTTCTACTATCTCAAATTGAACTCCGTAGCCTTTTAAGCGTTTAATAATTTCTTTATTCTCGTCATTCTCAAAAAACTCTATAACGCTTTTCGCAATACGTTCGCCTATTTCATCTACTAGAACCAAATCCATTAATGTAGCTTGGCTCAAAGCATCTATATTTTTATAATGTTTCGCTAATTTTTTAGCAACAGTTTCTCCTACAAATCGAATTCCAAGTGCAAACAAGACGTTCTCAAATGGGATTTTTTTAGAATTCTCTACTCCTTTTACTAGGTTTTCTGCTGACTTTTGCGCCATTCTTTCTAGTGGTAGAATTTGCTCTACTGTTAGCTCATATAAGTCTGCATAATTATGTACTAAACCATTATTAAAAAGTAAAGCGACTGTTTCTCCTCCAAGTCCTTCAATATCCATTGCTTTTCTTGAAATATAGTGCTGGATTCTACCAATAATCTGTGGTGGACATCCATAAAAATTAGGGCAGTAATGATTTGCTTCTCCTTCTGACCTTACCAATTCGGTATCACATTCTGGACAATGCGTGATGTATTTTGTGGGTATTGCGTCTGCTTCTCTTTGTGTTAAATCGACTGCAATTATTTTAGGAATTATTTCTCCTCCTTTTTCTACAAATACGGTATCGTTTACTCTAATGTCTAATTTTTCTATTTGATCTGCATTATGCAAAGAGGCTCGTTTTACAATTGTTCCAGCTAATTGTACTGGCTCTAAGTTGGCTACTGGAGTAATTGCTCCTGTTCTTCCTACTTGATAAGAGATTGAGTTTAATTTAGTTGAAACGCGCTCTGATTTAAATTTATATGCAATTGCCCAACGAGGTGATTTTGCTGTATAACCTAGCTCTTCTTGATGCTGTATACTATTTACTTTTACAACTACTCCATCTGTTTCATAAGGTAACTCATGACGATGAATGTCCCAATAATCTATGAAATCGAATACTTCTTGTAGATTGTTTGCCAATTTTGCTTCAAGGGGCACTTTGAAACCCCATTTTCTTGCCAATTCTAATCCTTCAAACTGGGTTTTGAATGGCAAATTATTTCCTGTTACAAAATAGAGTAAACACTCTAAAGGTCTTTTTGCTACCTCGGCACTATCTTGTAGCTTTAAACTTCCTGAAGCTGTATTTCTTGGATTTGAATAAGGGGTTTCTCCTATTTCTATTAAATCCTGATTCATTTTTTCGAATCCTGCGAATGGTAATATTATTTCTCCTCGAATTGCAAAAACGGGTGGATAATCTCCTTTTAATTGCAACGGAATCGATTTTATTGTTTTGATATTGTTTGTTACATCATCACCTTGAAATCCATCTCCACGAGTAACTGCTCGTTTTAATTTTCCGTTTTCATAGGTAATACTTATCGAAGCTCCATCATATTTTAATTCGCAAGTATATTGTAAATCTACATTACCTAATACTTTTTGAATTCTAGTTTCCCAGTCTATTAAGTCTTCTTTTGAATAGGAATTATCTAGGGAATACATACGATATTCATGAGCAACTGTCTGAAAGTTTTTTGTGATCATACCTCCTACACGTTGTGTTGGTGAATTTTCATCAAAAAACTCTGGATGTTGTTTCTCTAATTCCTGAAGTTGCTTTAATTTTATATCAAAATCATAATCTGATATTGTAGCATTATCAAGCACATAATAATTGTAATTATGTGCATTTAATTCGTCCCTTAAAGCTTGTATGGAATCCTTAATATTCATGTTTTTTTTGTAATTCGATTGTCTTTTATTAACCTAGAAAATTTTGTCTAAAATAAGCAATCAAAAGTATAATTAAAAACAAAAAAACCACTCTTTTAAAAGTGGTTTTCACAAAATATTTTAAGTTTTATTTCTCTGTTATAATAAAATCGGAACGCCTGTTGGCAAAATGCTCTTCTTCAGTACATTTAACTCCATTGCTACATTTATTTACCAATCTTGTTTCTCCATAACCAATTGCACTAACAATTCTTGAGACATCGATTCCTTTTGAAAGGATATAATCTTCTGTTGCCTTGGCTCGTTCATCTGAGAGTTTCAAGTTGTATGCATCTTTACCTCTTGAATCCGTATGTGACTCAATTTTAATTTTAATCTTAGGGAATTTTTGCATCACAAACACAACTTTATCTAGTTCTGTAGCTGCTTGCGGATTAATATCAAACTTGTTGTATTCAAAGAAGATAGGATTAATATCTACTTTTTCTATTCCCTCTTTTTTAACTACTAAATCGTCATAATTATTTAGATAGAAATTAACCTCTTTTATAGTGGCATTATTTTCTTTTGTTGTTTCTACATATTTTTCATCTCCACTGTAATTTGGCTTATTAGCTGTTATTTTGACCCTCTTGCTACATGGTACTTCTAATGTATAATTTCCATCAACATCCGTTTTAGTTTCGGTTATAACTGTATCATAAACATCATACACTAAAATAAATGTATCACTTATCCCCGTTTTAGTTTTTAGATTTATTGCTTTTCCTGAAATAAGTTGATTACAAATTGGCTTTCCTTTGGTAAAATAATAAATATCATCATCTCCTTTACCTTGTGCACGATTTGATGATATGTAACCATAATTATCTTTTGAATCGATTATAAATGAAAAATCATCCTTATTACTGTTTATTGGGGCTCCTAAATTTCTAGGAACGGAGAAATTCAATCCATCCAAGAGTTTACTTTCATATATATCTAAATCACCTAACCCATAGTGTCCATCTGAAGAAAAATAAAGTATTCCATTTCTATAAAAAGGAAAAACATCATTTCCAATTGTATTAATTGTTGGTCCTAAATTTTGTGGCGAACTCATGGTGCCATCAACAGCAATTCGTACTACATACAAATCGGTCTCTCCATATCCACCTGGCATATCTGATGCAAAAAACAACAATCTACCATCATCACTTAGATTTGGGTGCCCTACTGAATATTTATCACTATCAAAGAATACCTTTTCACTTTTAACTAATTTATTATCTTCTACAGTTCCTTTTATAATTTGAAAATTGTTTATTCTAGATTCATCAACAACTAATTTATTATTCTTGAGAATGTTTGTTGTATAATACATTGTTTTCCAATCGGGACTAAATGTTACTGTAGCCTCATGATATTTAGTCATTACATTAGGAATGAAAATTGTTTCGTTAAACAAATTACCATCAACAGCACTCCTTTCTGCAACAAATAAGCTCAAGAAGGGTTGTTTATTCCAATTATATAACTTTTTATCAAAATTAGTTGTGTCTCTAGCTGATGTAAATACCACCTTATCTTTATAAAAAGCAGTTCCAAAATCAGACTTATTGGTATTAATAGCAATATTTTGCACAGTATAAAGGGATTTGTTTTTGGACAAACTGTCTAATAATTTCTTTTGATAAACATATTTATCAATTTCCTTTTGGTCTCCTTTTTTGTTTAAATATTCTTTGGTTATTTTATCAGCGTTATCATAATCCATAACTCCTTTCATTGACTGAATATACCTTAGATAATAGATATCTGGTAAATTATCTCCTTGTAATTCATATACTTTTTGATACCACTTTAAAGCATTCCGATTATCTGAAGTAAAATAATAGGAATCAGCGGCATTTTTTAAAGTTTGAACTGATGGTTTTTTGATATTTTCCAAACACTCTTCGTATGCTTTTGCAGCATCTACATAAGAATAATTTCTAAATAAGGCATCGGCCTTTTTTAAATTTGTTTGTGCTAAAACAGATACAAAGCTGAATAGCAAGCTAAGTATATAATATTTTTTCATAAGTGAGATTTTTAAAAGAATCTTGGAGATTTAATTTTTCTTGGGTCTTTATGAAATTGATAACGCAATATGAATTCATGTGAACCATCATTGTATTTATTCAATTTGGTTACTGTATAATCATACGAATACCCAATATAAAGGCTTGTTGATATTTGGAATCCAGCTAACGCACTAACTGAATCATCAAAACGATAAGAAGCTCCTAATACCACTTTTTCTTGAAGCATAAAATTGGCTGAAAGATCTACCGAAATTGGCATTCCACTGACTACTTTAGCTAATACAGCAGGTTTGAACTTCAAACTTCTATTCAAGTCAAATACGTAACCTCCCATAAAAAAATAATGCATCTGGTCATAATTAACGGCTTCTTGTATGTCATTGTAATAATCACTTCTTATGAAACTAGGAACCGATGCTCCTACATACCATCTGTCTGTGTAATAATATACCCCTGCTCCTATAGATGGTTTTACAACATTATTAATATTGCTATTTAATAAAGCATCATTAGCATCATAGTATCGCCCTTTAGTCCAATCTATATTCAGCATTCGCATTCCTGCTCTTAATCCAAATGCTAACCTTTTTTCATAGCCTAAAGCCAATGAATAAGAAAAATTACCATCTAAATATAACTCGTTTGATGGCCCTAGCTTATCATTTACTACACTAAAGCCTAATCCTATTTTTTCATTTCTCAAGGGCGATTGTACAGATAGGGATTGTGTTTGTGGTGCACCATCTATTCCTACCCATTGCGATCGATGCAACAATACCGCTTCTAGATTACCTGTAGAACCAGCATAAGCAGGATTGATTACCATTGTGTTATACATATACTGCGTATATTGCGGATCTTGCTGTGCATTTGCTAGGAAGGAAGCAAAACCGCAAAATATCAAAAGATAGGTCTCTATAAATTTTACACTTAGTTTCATATTATAACTATTTAGTCAGTTAATTTAATTTGATGCTTTAATGGTTCCTGAAGGTTATCTAATAATAGCTAACCAACCTGTTTTAGCTGCTCCATCTGCACCAGTATCTAGAACATAATAATATGTGCCCGCTGGTAATCTATCTCCTTTATTTATAGCTCCCGAAACATTTGTTGTTCCATCCCAATCATTGTTATAACGATTTTGTTTATAAACTAATGCTCCATATCTATTGTAAACGCTTAAATTATTATTTGGATAATTTTCGATACCTTCGATTTTGAAAAAATCATTTGCACCATCATTATTAGGAGTAAATTCATTATAAACTACCAAAATCATAGGACTCACAGATGCTTCAGCAAAATTATTTGAAGTATCTGAATCTATTGGATTTGAGATAATAACTGATGCTACATTTAAATAATTGCCTGTTGGTAATACCTGTGCTACTATAGTTAATGTTTCGCTTGTATTGGCGTTTAGCATTAGAATATTCCATTCTCCAGTAGTGCTATTATATATTCCATTACTAGTCTGTGCACTAACAAAATCATATCCTGTTGGTAAAAGTTCACGAACTAATACATCTATAAAATTCCCTGCTCCAATGTTATTAACTGTTATAGTAAAAATCACATTTTCATTAACTTTAGGATTAGGATTGTCTACAGTATTTGTCATTGTTATATCCGAACAAGTCTGAACGGCTAAAGCAAGTAATTTACTTTGCGTTTCATTACATAAATTCGAATAGGAAACATTTACACTTGCTGGCCCTATTTCTGGCCATAAAACTGTTACAAAATTATCAGTAGTGGCTCCACCTGCTGTAACTGTTCCGTCACCAGTGATAGTCCAATTATAATTAGACATTCCATTTAAAGTTGTATATGTAACAACATCAAAAACACATGCATTAGCCTTACTTGCAGTTATTGTTGCTGGCTCACTTCCTCTAAAACTAACAGGAATAGCCAATCTAGATTTACTTTCGCAACCTGTTATTAGATTATTCAAAGATCCATAATATGTTCCAGCAACAAGTAATGTACTTGGCGCTAATGCCACACCACCTGTTTGGGTTGTGTACCAAACGACACCAGCTTCATTTACTAACAAATCTGATATTTTTGGTAAAGCAGTTAAACAAAAATCTTGTATAGCTCTTGTCGTAGTTGGTAAAACCCCATCATTAACAGTTACTTTTACTAATAATCGAACACCTCTTTCACAATCTGTCATTGGATCTTTAATAGCTGCATAATAATTACCACTAGTTAATGCTGTTCCAGATGAAATTAAGTTTCCACCACTTAAAGCATCATACCAAATTATATTAGCAACATTAGAAGGACTTACATTTATACTTGCAACAGTTGGTGTAGTAACTAAACAGAATTTTTGATCCTTATCGTTTATAATTAGTGTTGCTGGATCGGTAACGGTTACTGTTACTAATAATCGTTCTGAACTCTCACAGCCAGTTACTCCATCACGGATAGCTCCATAATACGAACCACTTGCCAAGGCGGTTGTTGGCGCTAAAGCGGTTCCTCCTGTCTCCGATGCAAACCAAACAACATCTGATTCATTTACCTGAAGACTAGCAACCGTTGGCGCATTTGCCAAACAAAAGTCTTGTGTTGTATCGGTTGTCGTTGGAGTCGCTGGATTAGTTACTCTTACCGTTACTAATAATCTAACGGAACTTGTACAATCTGTCAGTGGATCTAAGATTGCTCCATAATACAATCCTCCATCTGTTAATGCTGTTGTTGGCGCTAAAGCGGTTCCTCCTGTCTCTGATGCAAACCAAACAACATCTGATTCATTTACCTGAAGACTAGCAACTGTTGGCGCATTTGCCAAACAGAAGTCTTGTGTTGTATCAGTTGTCGTTGGAGTTAATGGATCTGTTACGTCTACCGTTACTAATAATCGCTCTGAACTCTCACAGCCAGTTACTCCATCAAGGATAGCACCATAATATGGTCCGCTATTTAAACCTGTTGTTGGCGCTAAAGCTACGCCACCTGTTAAGGTTGTGTACCAAACTACGCCTGTCTCATTTACCTGAATATCAGAAACTTTTGGTGCATTTACCAAACAGAAGTCTTGTGTTGTATCAGTTGTCGTTGGAGTTAATGGATCTGTTACGTCTACCGTTACTAATAATCGCTCTGAACTCTCACAGCCAGTTACTCCATCAAGGATAGCACCATAATATGGTCCGCTATTTAAACCTGTTGTTGGCGCTAAAACTACGCCACCTGTTAAGGTTGTGTACCAAACTACACCTGATTCATTTACCTGAATATCAGAAACTTTTGGTGCATTTACCAAACAGAAGTCTTGTGTTGTATCAGTTGTCGTTGGAATTAATAGATCTGTTACGTCTACCGTTACTAATAATCGCTCTGAACTCTCACAGCCAGTTACTCCATCAAGGATAGCACCATAATAGGGTCCGCTATTTAAACCTGTTGTTGGCGCTAAAGCTACGCCACCTGTTAAGGTTGTGTACCAAACTACGCCTGTCTCATTTACCTGAATATCAGAAACTTTTGGTGCATTTACCAAACAGAAGTCTTGTGTTGTATCAGTTGTCGTTGGAATTAATAGATCTCTTACGTCTACCGTTACTAATAATCGCTCTGAACTCTCACAGCCAGTTACTCCATCAAGGATAGCACCATAATAGGGTCCGCTATTTAAACCTGTTGTTGGCGCTAAAACTACGCCACCTGTTAAGGTTGTGTACCAAACTACGCCTGATTCATTTACCTGAATATCAGAAACTTTTGGTGCATTTACCAAACAGAAGTCTTGTGTTGTATCAGTTGTCGTTGGAGTTAATGGATCTGTTACGTCTACCGTTACTAATAATCGCTCTGAACTCTCACAGCCAGTTACTCCATCAAGGATAGCACCATAATATGGTCCGCTATTTAAACCTGTTGTTGGCGCTAAAACTACGCCACCTGTTAAGGTTGTGTACCAAACTACGCCTGATTCATTTACCTGAATATCAGAAACTTTTGGTGCATTTACCAAACAGAAGTCTTGTGTTGTATCAGTTGTCGTTGGAATTAATAGATCTGTTACGTCTACCGTTACTAATAATCGCTCTGAACTCTCACAGCCAGTTACTCCATCAAGGATAGCACCATAATAGGGTCCGCTATTTAAACCTGTTGTTGGCGCTAAAACTACGCCACCTGTTAAGGTTGTGTACCAAACTACGCCTGATTCATTTACCTGAATATCAGAAACTTTTGGTGCATTTACCAAACAGAAGTCTTGTGTTGTATCAGTTGTCGTTGGAGTTAATGGATCTGTTACGTCTACCGTTACTAATAATCGCTCTGAACTCTCACAGCCAGTTACTCCATCAAGGATAGCACCATAATAGGGTCCGCTATTTAAACCTGTTGTTGGCGCTAAAACTACGCCACCTGTTAAGGTTGTGTACCAAACTACGCCTGATTCATTTACCTGAATATCAGAAACTTTTGGTGCATTTACCAAACAGAAGTCTTGTGTTGTATCAGTTGTCGTTGGAGTTAATGGATCTGTTACGTCTACCGTTACTAATAATCGCTCTGAACTCTCACAGCCAGTTACTCCATCAAGGATAGCACCATAATAGGGTCCGCTATTTAAACCTGTTGTTGGCGCTAAAGCTACGCCACCTGTTAAGGTTGTGTACCAAACTACGCCTGATTCATTTACCTGAATATCAGAAACTTTTGGTGCATTTACCAAACAGAAGTCTTGTGTTGTATCAGTTGTCGTTGGAGTTAATGGATCTGTTACGTCTACCGTTACTAATAATCGCTCTGAACTCTCACAGCCAGTTACTCCATCAAGGATAACACCATAATAGGGTCCGCTATTTAAACCTGTTGTTGGCGCTAAAGCTACGCCACCTGTTAAGGTTGTGTACCAAACTACGCCTGATTCATTTACCTGAATATCAGAAACTTTTGGTGCATTTACCAAACAGAAGTCTTGTGTTGTATCAGTTGTCGTTGGAATTAATGGATCTGTTACGTCTACCGTTACTAATAATCGCTCTGAACTCTCACAGCCAGTTACTCCATCAAGGATAGCACCATAATATGGTCCGCTATTTAAACCTGTTGTTGGCGCTAAAGCTACGCCACCTGTTAAGGTTGTGTACCAAACTACGCCTGATTCATTTACCTGAATATCAGAAACTTTTGGTGCATTTACCAAACAGAAGTCTTGTGTTGTATCGGTTGTCGTTGGAGTTAATGGATCTGTTACGTCTACCGTTACTAATAATCGCTCTGAACTCTCACAGCCAGTTACTCCATCAAGGATAGCACCATAATAGGGTCCGCTATTTAAACCTGTTGTTGGCGCTAAAACTACGCCACCTGTTAAGGTTGTGTACCAAACTACGCCTGATTCATTTACCTGAATATCAGAAACTTTTGGTGCATTTACCAAACAGAAGTCTTGTGTTGTATCAGTTGTCGTTGGAATTAATGGATCTGTTACGTCTACCGTTACTAATAATCGCTCTGAACTCTCACAGCCAGTTACTCCATCAAGGATAGCACCATAATATGGTCCGCTATTTAAACCTGTTGTTGGCGCTAAAGCTACGCCACCTGTTAAGGTTGTGTACCAAACTACGCCTGATTCATTTACCTGAATATCAGAAACTTTTGGTGCATTTACCAAACAGAAGTCTTGTGTTGTATCAGTTGTCGTTGGAGTTAATGGATCTGTTACGTCTACCGTTACTAATAATCGCTCTGAACTCTCACAGCCAGTTACTCCATCAAGGATAGCACCATAATAGGGTCCGCTATTTAAACCTGTTGTTGGCGCTAAAGCTACGCCACCTGTTAAGGTTGTGTACCAAACTACGCCTGTCTCATTTACCTGAATATCAGAAACTTTTGGTGCATTTACCAAACAGAAGTCTTGTGTTGTATCAGTTGTCGTTGGAATTAATAGATCTCTTACGTCTACCGTTACTAATAATCGCTCTGAACTCTCACAGCCAGTTACTCCATCAAGGATAGCACCATAATAGGGTCCGCTATTTAAACCTGTTGTTGGCGCTAAAACTACGCCACCTGTTAAGGTTGTGTACCAAACTACGCCTGATTCATTTACCTGAATATCAGAAACTTTTGGTGCATTTACCAAACAGAAGTCTTGTGTTGTATCAGTTGTCGTTGGAGTTAATGGATCTGTTACGTCTACCGTTACTAATAATCGCTCTGAACTCTCACAGCCAGTTACTCCATCAAGGATAGCACCATAATAGGGTCCGCTATTTAAACCTGTTGTTGGCGCTAAAACTACGCCACCTGTTAAGGTTGTGTACCAAACTACGCCTGATTCATTTACCTGAATATCAGAAACTTTTGGTGCATTTACCAAACAGAAGTCTTGTGTTGTATCAGTTGTCGTTGGAATTAATAGATCTGTTACGTCTACCGTTACTAATAATCGCTCTGAACTCTCACAGCCAGTTACTCCATCAAGGATAGCACCATAATAGGGTCCGCTATTTAAACCTGTTGTTGGCGCTAAAACTACGCCACCTGTTAAGGTTGTGTACCAAACTACGCCTGATTCATTTACCTGAATATCAGAAACTTTTGGTGCATTTACCAAACAGAAGTCTTGTGTTGTATCAGTTGTCGTTGGAGTTAATGGATCTGTTACGTCTACCGTTACTAATAATCGCTCTGAACTCTCACAGCCAGTTACTCCATCAAGGATAGCACCATAATAGGGTCCGCTATTTAAACCTGTTGTTGGCGCTAAAACTACGCCACCTGTTAAGGTTGTGTACCAAACTACGCCTGATTCATTTACCTGAATATCAGAAACTTTTGGTGCATTTACCAAACAGAAGTCTTGTGTTGTATCAGTTGTCGTTGGAGTTAATGGATCTGTTACGTCTACCGTTACTAATAATCGCTCTGAACTCTCACAGCCAGTTACTCCATCAAGGATAGCACCATAATAGGGTCCGCTATTTAAACCTGTTGTTGGCGCTAAAGCTACGCCACCTGTTAAGGTTGTGTACCAAACTACGCCTGATTCATTTACCTGAATATCAGAAACTTTTGGTGCATTTACCAAACAGAAGTCTTGTGTTGTATCGGTTGTCGTTGGAGTCGCTGGATCGGTTACTGTTACCGTTACAATTTTAAGTTCTCCATTTTTATTCTGACAAGTGTTAGGATTAGATGCTGCTACATAGTAAGAAATGGGACTCATCACTGTAGTTAAACCTGAAACCGTTAAAACTCCTGCTGAGCTAATTGTATAGGTTACCCCACCAATAATAGCCCCATCAGTAATAGGTTGTGTTTTATTAGCATCTAAATACCAAAAAAATACGGGATTTATTAATGTACTTGTAGGTATTAATATTGCATTTGTATTATGACAAATAGAAGCGTTCGAAACAGTAATATCTGCTGGAAGTGCTGTCGGTAAAATTGTAAATGTTACTTGTTTTCTATCTACAGGTAGCGTTTCACAAAATTCATCAGAAATAACTCCAACAAAATATGTATATGTTCCAGGAACTAATCCTGTAATAACTAATTCTGATGCAGACTGCCCTGCTATTAATTGACTTGTTGTTCCATCAAAACTATACCAACGATATATTGGATTTGCAAGCACTGGACTAGTATCTAGAACTGCATTTAATGTTACTGTGCCAATTTCAGCACAAATTGTTGTATTAGTTTCTCCATTTATTGTTACACTAGCTATTGCATTTGCAGGTGTAGTCGCTCTAACTTCTACAGTTATCTCTCCTCTTGTTAAAGCTGCACAGCCGTAACGAATTGGTTGAATGTAATATTTATAAATTCCAGGTGCTAATGTAGTAGGAAGTGTATATGTCTGACCGTTAACTAGAAAATTTCCTCCTATTGGTGAATCATACCAAGCATAATCGGCACAAGGTTTTTCGGGAACTTCTAAAGAAATATTTGATCCTGGACAAACTGTGATTTTATTGTTGATATCTCCTCCAACGACTTTAGTATTTGTAACACGATCGATTGTATGAACTCTAAGCTGATCTAAGACACTTGCAACCCCTCCAAAAGTGATTGTAACTCTATCATATGGTTGCGTTTGAGGCGCAACAATTGTCATTGCCATTGTACCCCCAGAAAGTAATCTTAAAGACAACAAACTACTTGTATTTTTAATTGGCCCACCCACAGCAATATTACCTGAATAAAGCTGCACTGTAAATCCTGTAAGTAGATTGAGGTTTAAAACTGTTCCTGGTTTTGAAATCGTGATTCTTAAACTATCACCAACCATAGAAGGTGTTCTAAAAACTGCTTTAAGTTCAGCTGCAGCAAGTACTCCCGCTCCACTAAA
This region includes:
- a CDS encoding bifunctional metallophosphatase/5'-nucleotidase; translation: MKRRDFIEKTAASTALLSLGLSMSSFTSPDVKHITILHTNDVHSHIDPFPADDPRNANMGGVSRRAALIDSIRKENPNVLLLDAGDIFQGTPYFNYYGGELEFKLMSMMKYDASTIGNHDFDNGVDGLYAQMPHAKFEFISSNYDFKNTVMDGLVKPYKIFNKDGIKIGVFGLGIELEGLVDKLMYKETVYNDPVETAHDMVRILKKEQKCDLVICLSHLGYKYRDDATRMCDLKLAEQTQDIDLIIGGHTHTFLDKPTIVKNKAGEDVLVNQVGCYGINVGRIDFYLDNNKTKSSQGKSITV
- the ligA gene encoding NAD-dependent DNA ligase LigA; the encoded protein is MNIKDSIQALRDELNAHNYNYYVLDNATISDYDFDIKLKQLQELEKQHPEFFDENSPTQRVGGMITKNFQTVAHEYRMYSLDNSYSKEDLIDWETRIQKVLGNVDLQYTCELKYDGASISITYENGKLKRAVTRGDGFQGDDVTNNIKTIKSIPLQLKGDYPPVFAIRGEIILPFAGFEKMNQDLIEIGETPYSNPRNTASGSLKLQDSAEVAKRPLECLLYFVTGNNLPFKTQFEGLELARKWGFKVPLEAKLANNLQEVFDFIDYWDIHRHELPYETDGVVVKVNSIQHQEELGYTAKSPRWAIAYKFKSERVSTKLNSISYQVGRTGAITPVANLEPVQLAGTIVKRASLHNADQIEKLDIRVNDTVFVEKGGEIIPKIIAVDLTQREADAIPTKYITHCPECDTELVRSEGEANHYCPNFYGCPPQIIGRIQHYISRKAMDIEGLGGETVALLFNNGLVHNYADLYELTVEQILPLERMAQKSAENLVKGVENSKKIPFENVLFALGIRFVGETVAKKLAKHYKNIDALSQATLMDLVLVDEIGERIAKSVIEFFENDENKEIIKRLKGYGVQFEIVEKINPNATTKFEGKTFVVSGVFSKFSRDDIKKTIEDNGGKVGSSISAKTDFVVAGENMGPAKLEKANKLNIPIISEDDFITKLNES
- a CDS encoding PorP/SprF family type IX secretion system membrane protein; the encoded protein is MKLSVKFIETYLLIFCGFASFLANAQQDPQYTQYMYNTMVINPAYAGSTGNLEAVLLHRSQWVGIDGAPQTQSLSVQSPLRNEKIGLGFSVVNDKLGPSNELYLDGNFSYSLALGYEKRLAFGLRAGMRMLNIDWTKGRYYDANDALLNSNINNVVKPSIGAGVYYYTDRWYVGASVPSFIRSDYYNDIQEAVNYDQMHYFFMGGYVFDLNRSLKFKPAVLAKVVSGMPISVDLSANFMLQEKVVLGASYRFDDSVSALAGFQISTSLYIGYSYDYTVTKLNKYNDGSHEFILRYQFHKDPRKIKSPRFF
- a CDS encoding OmpA family protein, whose protein sequence is MKKYYILSLLFSFVSVLAQTNLKKADALFRNYSYVDAAKAYEECLENIKKPSVQTLKNAADSYYFTSDNRNALKWYQKVYELQGDNLPDIYYLRYIQSMKGVMDYDNADKITKEYLNKKGDQKEIDKYVYQKKLLDSLSKNKSLYTVQNIAINTNKSDFGTAFYKDKVVFTSARDTTNFDKKLYNWNKQPFLSLFVAERSAVDGNLFNETIFIPNVMTKYHEATVTFSPDWKTMYYTTNILKNNKLVVDESRINNFQIIKGTVEDNKLVKSEKVFFDSDKYSVGHPNLSDDGRLLFFASDMPGGYGETDLYVVRIAVDGTMSSPQNLGPTINTIGNDVFPFYRNGILYFSSDGHYGLGDLDIYESKLLDGLNFSVPRNLGAPINSNKDDFSFIIDSKDNYGYISSNRAQGKGDDDIYYFTKGKPICNQLISGKAINLKTKTGISDTFILVYDVYDTVITETKTDVDGNYTLEVPCSKRVKITANKPNYSGDEKYVETTKENNATIKEVNFYLNNYDDLVVKKEGIEKVDINPIFFEYNKFDINPQAATELDKVVFVMQKFPKIKIKIESHTDSRGKDAYNLKLSDERAKATEDYILSKGIDVSRIVSAIGYGETRLVNKCSNGVKCTEEEHFANRRSDFIITEK
- a CDS encoding lysoplasmalogenase family protein, which produces MKANTPSLILYFLSLTFAIIFDFLEEDFIGMYAKAIVVPSIFIYYLITTNYKINLIQGLIFALCFTGEVFSLMEVDATEFGSLFCFLSVYLLFLKLIFDDNRKIKLRKNDILPVAIVVLFILYLLISVLGLQYEKIKEYHFIYTVYGIVLSMLGCISFISYISKGTYLTLLLTIMTACFIFSDVFFIFNQSFDHSIVLVLIRDVTQMLAYYFMVRYFIQKRIENIRVRN